From a region of the Lactuca sativa cultivar Salinas chromosome 4, Lsat_Salinas_v11, whole genome shotgun sequence genome:
- the LOC128133359 gene encoding uncharacterized protein LOC128133359 produces the protein MALIDNRITDRQDCILGAANGNLAYQKFMFSVYPKFALDLKSANIDKTLSFIHHFERSDLMSPGDKPFTVTYLIGYALTNSHHSIDYKKDEYIELDDVFSEIGHVKDKQFCDINPQENSWVLNIARNKKALGETLRPRISMDSLHIGESSERKDNNLIRKMSLKIDSLRQNIKQITDIINE, from the coding sequence ATGGCCTTAATTGACAACAGAATTACTGACAGACAGGACTGCATCTTAGGTGCTGCAAATGGAAACCTTGCTTACCAAAAGTTTATGTTTTCAGTCTATCCAAAGTTTGCTCTGGATTTAAAATCTGCAAATATAGATAAAACCTTATCTTTTATACATCACTTTGAAAGAAGTGACCTTATGAGCCCAGGTGATAAACCATTCACCGTAACATATCTCATAGGATATGCCCTGACCAATAGTCACCATAGCATAGACTATAAGAAAGACGAGTACATCGAACTTGATGATGTCTTTTCAGAAATAGGCCATGTTAAAGATAAACAATTCTGCGACATAAATCCTCAAGAAAACTCTTGGGTTTTAAATATAGCTAGAAATAAAAAAGCTCTAGGAGAAACTCTTAGACCAAGAATTTCTATGGATTCACTCCACATAGGAGAAAGCTCGGAAAGAAAAGATAATAACTTAATAAGAAAGATGTCTTTAAAAATTGATAGTCTACGCCAGAATATCAAACAAATCACTGACATTATAAATGAGTAA